The Treponema medium genome has a window encoding:
- a CDS encoding divergent PAP2 family protein, with the protein MQVFFTQVKIVAQNPIFLAAITSWLLSQFIKTFIGFCGSSVHSLPVFFDLLVWRTGGMPSSHSALVTALSTAIGFKQGVSSDLFIFSIFYAMIVIRDAMGVRRSSGLQAKMLNEVGAKMAETMNIPFKPVKEVQGHTPVEVFAGMILGVVIGSYFSLYYTA; encoded by the coding sequence ATGCAGGTTTTTTTTACACAAGTTAAAATTGTAGCTCAAAACCCGATTTTTTTAGCGGCGATTACAAGCTGGCTTTTGAGCCAATTTATCAAAACATTCATCGGATTTTGCGGATCATCAGTACATTCTCTGCCGGTCTTTTTCGACTTATTGGTATGGCGCACAGGAGGTATGCCCTCAAGTCACTCTGCTCTTGTGACAGCTCTCTCGACTGCAATCGGTTTTAAACAGGGCGTTTCTTCGGATTTATTTATTTTTTCTATCTTTTATGCGATGATTGTTATTAGGGACGCAATGGGGGTTCGCCGCTCAAGCGGACTTCAAGCAAAAATGTTAAACGAAGTAGGCGCTAAAATGGCCGAAACAATGAACATACCGTTTAAACCCGTGAAAGAAGTTCAAGGTCATACTCCCGTTGAAGTCTTTGCCGGTATGATCCTCGGTGTTGTAATCGGAAGTTATTTTTCACTCTATTATACAGCATAA
- a CDS encoding TrmH family RNA methyltransferase: protein MIELFKLVRLPTTQKIRKIIKIIETLETECVAVPSDLPYSVVSLSCDSFYIEGLCTHLASMYPSDSVITAAVKTYTSTLHADVLTVGDYRILFNTLRHALYRQSGVQPSEWDLIAPGLRYGTGIPKYDTTAPNPAAPDAETQIDAPPAAIPVTRPFYPGVYVYAEDIRAPFNLGSIFRTAEAFGAEKLLLSEGCVSPEQPRAQRSAMGCTHFLPWEYCPLEALPADLPVFALETGGTPITSFSFPKHGIVLLGSEELGLSAEALKSVSAGIVSIPMKGIKASLNVAVAFGILMQYWIASLKDTVLDKSL, encoded by the coding sequence ATGATCGAGCTTTTTAAGCTTGTCCGGCTCCCCACTACTCAAAAGATACGCAAGATTATTAAAATCATCGAGACTCTCGAAACCGAATGCGTTGCAGTCCCTTCGGATTTACCGTATTCGGTCGTTTCTCTTTCCTGCGATTCATTTTATATCGAAGGGCTTTGCACCCACCTTGCATCAATGTATCCGTCCGATTCCGTTATTACCGCTGCCGTTAAAACTTATACTTCTACCTTACATGCGGACGTGCTCACCGTCGGAGATTACCGTATACTGTTTAATACGCTGCGTCATGCGCTGTATCGACAGAGCGGTGTGCAGCCCTCCGAATGGGATTTAATCGCTCCGGGGCTGCGTTACGGTACCGGCATACCGAAGTACGATACAACCGCGCCGAATCCGGCAGCGCCTGATGCAGAAACACAGATCGACGCACCTCCGGCAGCGATTCCGGTAACGCGCCCCTTTTATCCGGGTGTATATGTGTATGCCGAAGATATCCGCGCCCCCTTTAACCTCGGTTCTATATTCCGTACTGCGGAGGCTTTCGGTGCAGAAAAGCTGCTCCTGTCGGAGGGTTGCGTTTCGCCCGAACAACCTCGTGCACAGCGGTCGGCGATGGGGTGCACTCACTTTCTGCCGTGGGAGTATTGTCCGCTTGAAGCTCTGCCTGCCGACTTACCCGTCTTTGCGCTTGAAACAGGCGGCACTCCGATTACTTCTTTTTCTTTCCCCAAGCACGGCATTGTCCTGCTCGGCTCCGAAGAACTGGGGCTTAGCGCAGAAGCCCTTAAAAGCGTTTCCGCCGGTATTGTCAGCATCCCGATGAAGGGCATTAAAGCCTCGCTCAATGTTGCAGTCGCATTTGGCATTCTTATGCAATATTGGATAGCCTCTTTAAAAGATACGGTGCTTGACAAAAGCTTATAA
- a CDS encoding iron-containing alcohol dehydrogenase, whose amino-acid sequence MSNFTFKLTSNIILGSYSIAKIGAEAVQFGKKFLFIVDPLLHETGIAKKVIDALEERGISVLVFDGVKRSADSDIIENALSLARGVFIDAVIASGGMGPVAVGRAVASLYNESGSIYDFIEGKPCTAEPLPFIEAPATCREPFTFTPFSPIVDARSRKIHLLKVRKDLCKLCVFDTACYSNLAPNATTATILQGVGIAFEGYTSSKTNFLSETILGKAIDRFLLSLDPQHGRSTGASRETVIAEAACLTAIGISFSSPGLGSAIALACASRYNISSSVVGTILLPYILTNAQTSNLDKLLKIGRMLNVDTRGVDPLYVAKAAIEEIRRRLAQANLPTRLKDIGLSIEQLVAISEDAVSLSFMNYIPKPMRSDDVFELLKQAY is encoded by the coding sequence ATGTCTAATTTTACCTTTAAACTTACATCAAATATTATCCTCGGAAGTTACTCCATAGCAAAAATTGGCGCGGAAGCCGTTCAGTTTGGAAAAAAATTCTTATTTATTGTTGATCCGTTGCTGCACGAAACCGGTATTGCAAAAAAAGTTATTGATGCATTGGAAGAAAGGGGAATATCCGTTCTTGTATTTGACGGTGTAAAACGTTCCGCCGACTCGGATATTATCGAAAATGCATTAAGTCTCGCACGCGGAGTTTTTATCGATGCCGTTATTGCCTCCGGCGGTATGGGACCGGTTGCAGTCGGTCGTGCTGTTGCCTCGTTATACAATGAGTCCGGTTCAATTTATGATTTTATTGAAGGAAAACCCTGTACGGCAGAACCGCTTCCTTTTATCGAAGCTCCCGCTACATGCAGGGAACCGTTCACCTTTACTCCGTTCAGTCCGATTGTTGACGCTCGTTCACGGAAAATTCATCTGTTAAAAGTACGGAAAGACCTCTGTAAACTCTGCGTCTTCGATACCGCTTGCTATTCAAACCTTGCGCCAAATGCAACAACGGCAACTATTCTTCAGGGCGTCGGCATTGCGTTTGAAGGCTATACCTCTTCAAAAACAAACTTTTTGTCGGAAACGATTTTAGGGAAAGCAATCGACCGCTTTTTGTTGTCGCTTGATCCGCAGCACGGACGTTCTACCGGCGCTTCCCGCGAAACGGTTATTGCGGAAGCTGCCTGTTTAACCGCTATCGGTATTTCTTTTTCCAGTCCGGGATTAGGCAGCGCCATCGCCCTTGCATGTGCAAGCCGCTATAATATCTCAAGCTCGGTAGTCGGAACCATCCTTTTGCCGTATATCCTTACGAATGCGCAAACATCGAATCTCGATAAACTCTTAAAGATCGGGCGGATGCTGAATGTCGATACGCGCGGTGTCGATCCGCTTTATGTAGCAAAGGCCGCTATCGAGGAAATCCGCCGCCGTTTAGCTCAGGCTAATCTGCCCACTCGTTTAAAAGATATCGGTTTATCCATTGAGCAGCTGGTTGCTATTTCCGAAGATGCCGTTTCGCTCAGTTTTATGAATTATATCCCAAAACCGATGCGAAGCGACGATGTGTTTGAGCTGCTTAAACAAGCATATTAA
- a CDS encoding flagellar biosynthesis anti-sigma factor FlgM: MTIDRLNGIDPVKPVQPIQRTQRTKVFGKTDAVSVSNEARVLSDANIALEAVRNAPDIREDKVAEVKKKLADPSYINNALLELVADRILDDYGL, translated from the coding sequence ATGACGATTGATAGACTAAACGGAATTGATCCTGTAAAACCTGTACAACCTATTCAACGGACGCAAAGGACTAAAGTATTCGGTAAAACCGATGCCGTTTCCGTTTCAAATGAAGCACGGGTATTATCAGATGCAAATATCGCATTGGAAGCGGTGAGAAATGCACCGGACATTCGTGAAGATAAGGTTGCTGAGGTAAAGAAAAAGCTTGCAGATCCTTCATATATAAATAATGCTCTCTTGGAACTCGTTGCTGACAGGATATTAGACGATTACGGTCTCTAG
- the rsmI gene encoding 16S rRNA (cytidine(1402)-2'-O)-methyltransferase, translated as MASLYVVGTPIGNLGDITVRALEIFKTADYIACEDTRHTLGLLTHFEIRKPLISCRAQNEAEAAQKIIGLLADGKNVAYASDAGTPALSDPGAVLVKLVREAGYPVVPIPGASAFAAMVSIAGTGDSSVLFEGFLSPKQGRRKRRLQELFDMQTGFVLYESPFRIIKLLQDIADIDSKRQVVVGRELTKLHEEILSGSVSDILHTLQERQSIKGEFSVFVSGKA; from the coding sequence GTGGCATCGTTATATGTAGTTGGAACACCGATTGGAAATTTAGGCGATATTACAGTACGGGCATTGGAAATTTTCAAAACGGCTGACTATATTGCCTGCGAGGATACGCGGCATACGCTGGGACTTTTAACTCATTTTGAGATACGGAAGCCGCTTATTTCGTGCAGGGCGCAGAATGAGGCGGAAGCTGCGCAGAAAATTATCGGGCTATTGGCTGATGGAAAGAATGTCGCTTATGCGAGCGATGCAGGTACTCCGGCTTTGAGCGATCCCGGAGCCGTTCTCGTTAAACTGGTACGTGAGGCAGGGTATCCTGTCGTCCCAATCCCGGGCGCTTCCGCATTTGCGGCTATGGTCAGCATTGCAGGAACAGGCGACTCGTCGGTGCTTTTTGAAGGATTCTTATCCCCTAAACAAGGGCGGAGGAAACGGCGGCTGCAGGAGCTTTTCGATATGCAAACGGGTTTTGTACTCTATGAATCCCCGTTCAGAATTATCAAGCTCTTACAAGATATTGCCGATATTGACAGCAAGAGGCAGGTAGTGGTCGGCCGCGAGTTGACCAAACTGCATGAAGAAATTTTATCCGGTTCGGTATCGGATATTTTACATACATTACAGGAGCGGCAATCGATAAAAGGCGAGTTTTCGGTTTTTGTATCCGGAAAGGCTTAA
- the yqeC gene encoding selenium cofactor biosynthesis protein YqeC: MPARIDRLCRIRNFNHRSICPLTEKLHICRGDVVSFIGSGGKTTSMITTANELAAQGLRVAVTTTTKMGVREKERLNAAVSFFGTETGEKLSAPPPEVIDSLCDSYDVVLIEADGSKRRAVKGWNDTEPVIHPRTTKTVGLISTRTLGKPVNETWVHRTERFLNITSAKMNKPLRLTHIMQAVFHPNGLFLKAHGICFVLCIAPRSEHEAIRTAYYRARGRRFGQRGTGSNPYLRFSCPCIGNRKPIRHPPHRCVQ, translated from the coding sequence ATGCCGGCACGCATAGATCGACTATGCCGTATTCGCAATTTTAATCATAGAAGTATATGCCCCCTCACGGAAAAACTCCATATCTGCCGCGGCGATGTCGTGTCTTTTATCGGGAGCGGCGGCAAAACTACCTCTATGATTACAACGGCAAATGAACTCGCGGCGCAGGGATTGCGCGTTGCAGTAACTACTACAACAAAGATGGGCGTACGCGAAAAAGAACGGCTTAATGCTGCCGTATCTTTTTTCGGTACGGAAACGGGAGAAAAGTTGAGCGCTCCGCCGCCGGAAGTCATCGATAGTCTCTGTGATAGCTATGATGTGGTTTTAATTGAAGCGGACGGCAGTAAACGGCGGGCGGTCAAGGGGTGGAACGATACCGAACCTGTCATTCATCCCCGTACCACAAAGACGGTAGGGCTTATTTCAACACGGACGCTCGGCAAGCCGGTGAATGAAACATGGGTACACCGGACGGAACGATTTTTAAACATTACTTCCGCAAAGATGAATAAACCATTGCGGCTTACCCATATTATGCAAGCGGTTTTTCACCCGAACGGTCTTTTTTTAAAGGCGCACGGAATTTGTTTTGTACTCTGTATTGCGCCGAGGAGCGAACATGAAGCAATCCGCACCGCTTATTATCGTGCGCGGGGCAGGCGATTTGGCCAGCGGGGTACTGGCAGCAATCCATATTTGCGGTTTTCGTGTCCTTGCATTGGAAACCGCAAACCCATCCGCCATCCGCCGCACCGTTGCGTTCAGTGA
- the yqeB gene encoding selenium-dependent molybdenum cofactor biosynthesis protein YqeB yields METANPSAIRRTVAFSEAVRLGHCTIEGIEARLIAKDQVARILSAKDSESDTQSDTEAITAVLSGTEVIATGINTLAAETGAAAGSKANRLSFIPIAVDPTGELIGELQPAAVVDAIIAKKNCGTHLDMAPLVIALGPGFTAGKDAHIVIETMRGHNLARLIYQGAALPNTGVPGLVGGESALRVIHAPAAGTLRVMRDIGESVTRGETIARIIHTDGSVTDVAASLNGIIRGMLPDGFVVHSGLKMADIDPRLTELNNCFTISDKARSLGGAVLTALLSRGIVP; encoded by the coding sequence TTGGAAACCGCAAACCCATCCGCCATCCGCCGCACCGTTGCGTTCAGTGAGGCTGTTAGGCTTGGGCATTGCACAATAGAAGGAATCGAAGCGCGCCTGATTGCAAAAGATCAAGTCGCAAGAATTTTATCTGCAAAGGATAGCGAATCGGATACCCAATCCGATACAGAGGCGATTACAGCTGTCCTATCAGGCACAGAGGTGATTGCAACCGGTATCAATACTCTTGCGGCCGAAACCGGCGCTGCTGCCGGTTCTAAAGCAAACCGTTTAAGCTTTATTCCCATTGCGGTTGACCCTACGGGAGAGTTGATCGGTGAGTTGCAGCCTGCCGCCGTTGTGGATGCCATCATTGCGAAGAAAAATTGCGGAACGCACCTTGATATGGCGCCGCTTGTGATTGCGTTGGGGCCGGGCTTTACCGCAGGAAAAGATGCGCACATCGTTATCGAAACCATGCGCGGGCATAATTTAGCGCGCTTGATTTATCAAGGGGCGGCACTCCCCAATACCGGCGTTCCCGGACTGGTCGGCGGAGAAAGCGCCTTGCGGGTTATCCATGCGCCGGCGGCAGGCACCCTGCGCGTTATGCGCGATATCGGCGAGTCAGTTACCCGAGGCGAAACCATTGCCCGCATCATACATACCGACGGCAGTGTTACCGATGTTGCCGCTTCGCTTAACGGAATAATCCGCGGTATGCTTCCAGATGGGTTTGTCGTCCACAGCGGTCTCAAAATGGCGGACATAGACCCGCGCCTTACCGAATTGA